In a single window of the Streptomyces sp. HUAS ZL42 genome:
- a CDS encoding exonuclease SbcCD subunit D, which translates to MKLLHTSDWHLGRAFHRVNMLGAQAEFIGHLVTTVREHDVDAVVVSGDVYDRAVPPLAAVELFDDALHRLAELGVPTVMISGNHDSARRLGVGAGLIGRAGIHLRTDPSAAGTPVVLADTHGDVAFYGLPYLEPALVKDEFGVEKPGHEAVLAAAMDRVRADLATRAPGTRSVVLAHAFVTGGEASDSERDITVGGVAAVPAGVFDGVDYAALGHLHGCQTITERVRYSGSPLPYSFSEAGHRKTMWLVDLGADGSPIAERIDCPVPRALARIRGTLEEILADPGLTRHEEAWVEATLTDAVRPADPMARLSERFPHTLSLVFDPERAPDDPDVSYARRLAGRSEQQIAEDFVAHVRGAGPDEHEQRVLRDAFDAVRADETVREAAR; encoded by the coding sequence ATGAAATTGCTGCACACTTCCGACTGGCACCTCGGCCGGGCGTTCCACCGGGTGAACATGCTCGGTGCCCAGGCCGAGTTCATCGGCCACCTCGTCACGACCGTGCGGGAGCACGACGTCGACGCGGTGGTCGTGTCGGGAGACGTGTACGACCGGGCGGTGCCGCCGCTCGCCGCGGTCGAGCTGTTCGACGACGCCCTGCACCGGCTCGCCGAACTCGGTGTGCCGACGGTGATGATCTCGGGCAACCACGACTCGGCCCGGCGGCTCGGCGTGGGCGCGGGACTGATCGGCCGCGCGGGCATCCATCTGCGGACCGATCCTTCGGCGGCCGGGACACCGGTGGTGCTGGCCGACACTCATGGGGACGTGGCCTTCTACGGCCTGCCCTATCTCGAACCGGCCCTGGTGAAGGACGAGTTCGGGGTGGAGAAGCCAGGTCATGAGGCAGTGCTCGCCGCCGCCATGGACCGGGTCCGCGCCGACCTCGCCACCCGCGCGCCCGGCACGCGGTCCGTCGTCCTCGCCCACGCCTTCGTGACCGGCGGGGAAGCCAGCGACAGCGAACGGGACATCACCGTCGGCGGGGTGGCCGCCGTGCCCGCCGGAGTCTTCGACGGCGTCGACTACGCGGCACTGGGCCACCTGCACGGCTGCCAGACCATCACCGAACGCGTGCGCTACTCCGGTTCCCCACTGCCCTACTCCTTCTCGGAGGCCGGCCACCGCAAGACCATGTGGCTCGTCGACCTGGGCGCCGACGGCTCGCCGATCGCCGAGCGGATCGACTGCCCGGTGCCGCGCGCGCTGGCCCGAATCCGCGGGACCCTGGAGGAGATCCTCGCCGATCCCGGGCTCACGCGGCACGAGGAGGCGTGGGTCGAGGCCACCCTCACCGACGCCGTCCGCCCGGCCGACCCCATGGCCCGGCTCAGCGAGCGCTTCCCGCACACGCTCAGCCTCGTCTTCGACCCCGAGCGGGCCCCGGACGACCCCGATGTGTCCTACGCCCGGCGGCTCGCCGGCCGCAGCGAGCAGCAGATCGCGGAGGACTTCGTGGCCCATGTGCGCGGCGCCGGGCCCGACGAGCACGAACAGCGCGTGCTGCGCGACGCGTTCGACGCGGTGCGCGCCGACGAGACGGTGCGGGAGGCGGCGCGATGA
- a CDS encoding AAA family ATPase, with protein sequence MRLHRLEVTAFGPFGGTQRVDFDALSAAGLFLLHGPTGAGKTSVLDAVCYALYGAVPGARQSGQGMTLRSDHAARGTRTEVTLELTVAGRRLEITRQPPWERPKLRGKGTTLDKAQSRLREYDAVAGAWKDLSRSHQEIGEEVTQLLGMSREQFCQVVLLPQGDFARFLRADAEARGRLLGRLFDTHRFAEVEKRLAERRRAAEAQVRDGDAALLADAHRMQQAAGEAMDLPELAPGEPGLAEGVLTASAVARSTVREQLTIAHCGLAAAESAQAAAERALEAVREVARLQRRFAEARERAGLLQERADAHQEAQARMERARKAEAVAPALDLREAADTEHRRAAAAEARARDLLPETFAGAGATGLAAAARRAAEELGGLESARRAEQRLQGIVAERADLDRQERADEEVLAETEGWLAEWDESRAGLQARIESAQEAAGRAEQLAVQREPAQKRLRAARLRDQLGVDTDDAQRQALASAAQVLRAKEHWLELKEQRLTGIAAELAANLEDGAPCAVCGATEHPAPARKVAGHVDREAEEAALAAYQRAEERHAEDEQRLGVVREALAAAGAEAGDTPTNRLAEEVEELEQLYARARRDASGLHTAHEELRRAEQEHERRTEDRRQAELRTASRAARRDTLDRERTSLEQELAQARGSLDSVGARAAQLERQAALLTDAADAARAAEESAERLKAADGRLAEAAFRAGFDTPQAAAAALLDDAAHRELQRRLDAWQSEEAAVRAVLAEAGTAAAAQQPPADLAAAEQEAAAAAERLRAAASRRDAAARRCTELDRLSARATTGVRRLAPLREEYDRVARLAALTAGTSADNERKMRLESYVLAARLEQVAAAATVRLQRMSSGRYTLVHSDDRAGRGRSGLGLHVVDAWTGRERDTATLSGGETFFASLALALGLADVVTDEAGGVRLDTLFIDEGFGSLDDQTLDEVLDVLDSLRERDRSVGIVSHVADLRRRIHAQLEVVKERSGSVVRQRGIG encoded by the coding sequence ATGAGGCTGCACCGGCTGGAAGTCACCGCGTTCGGGCCCTTCGGCGGCACGCAGCGCGTCGACTTCGACGCTCTGTCCGCCGCCGGGCTCTTCCTGCTCCACGGGCCGACGGGCGCGGGCAAGACGTCCGTCCTGGACGCCGTGTGCTACGCGCTCTACGGCGCCGTCCCGGGCGCCCGGCAGAGCGGCCAGGGCATGACGCTGCGCAGCGACCACGCCGCACGGGGCACGCGCACCGAGGTGACCCTCGAACTCACCGTGGCGGGACGCCGGTTGGAGATCACCCGGCAGCCGCCCTGGGAGCGGCCCAAGCTGCGCGGCAAGGGGACGACGCTCGACAAGGCCCAGAGCCGGCTGCGCGAGTACGACGCGGTCGCCGGCGCCTGGAAGGACCTCAGCCGCTCGCACCAGGAGATCGGCGAGGAGGTCACCCAGCTGCTCGGCATGAGCCGCGAGCAGTTCTGCCAGGTCGTGCTGCTGCCCCAGGGCGACTTCGCGCGTTTCCTGCGCGCCGACGCCGAGGCCCGCGGACGGCTGCTCGGCCGCCTCTTCGACACCCACCGCTTCGCCGAGGTCGAGAAGCGCCTCGCCGAGCGCCGGCGCGCGGCCGAAGCACAGGTGCGGGACGGGGACGCGGCGCTGCTCGCCGACGCCCACCGGATGCAGCAGGCCGCCGGGGAGGCCATGGACCTGCCGGAGCTGGCCCCGGGTGAACCGGGCCTGGCCGAGGGCGTGCTGACCGCGTCCGCCGTCGCCCGCAGCACCGTCCGCGAACAGCTCACGATCGCCCACTGCGGGCTCGCCGCAGCCGAGTCCGCGCAGGCCGCGGCCGAGCGCGCCCTGGAGGCCGTACGCGAAGTGGCGCGGCTGCAGCGGCGGTTCGCCGAGGCGCGGGAACGGGCCGGGCTGCTTCAGGAGCGGGCCGACGCCCACCAGGAGGCGCAGGCGCGCATGGAGCGGGCCCGCAAGGCGGAGGCCGTGGCGCCGGCGCTGGACCTGCGGGAGGCGGCCGACACCGAGCACCGGCGGGCGGCCGCCGCCGAGGCACGCGCGCGTGACCTGCTGCCGGAGACCTTCGCGGGCGCGGGCGCGACCGGCCTCGCGGCCGCCGCGCGCCGGGCCGCCGAGGAGCTGGGCGGACTGGAGTCGGCCCGCCGGGCCGAGCAGCGGCTGCAGGGGATCGTCGCCGAACGCGCCGACCTGGACCGCCAGGAGCGCGCCGACGAAGAGGTGCTCGCGGAGACCGAGGGCTGGCTCGCCGAGTGGGACGAGAGCCGAGCGGGGCTGCAGGCTCGTATCGAGTCCGCCCAGGAGGCCGCCGGCCGCGCCGAACAGCTCGCCGTCCAGCGTGAACCCGCGCAGAAGCGCCTCAGGGCGGCCCGGCTGCGCGACCAGTTGGGCGTCGACACGGACGACGCCCAGCGGCAGGCGCTCGCCTCGGCGGCGCAGGTGTTGCGGGCCAAGGAGCACTGGCTCGAGCTGAAGGAACAGCGTCTCACCGGCATCGCCGCCGAACTCGCCGCGAACCTCGAGGACGGCGCACCCTGCGCCGTCTGCGGCGCCACCGAACACCCCGCACCCGCGCGCAAGGTCGCGGGGCACGTCGACCGCGAGGCCGAGGAGGCCGCGCTCGCCGCATACCAGCGCGCGGAGGAACGGCACGCCGAGGACGAACAGCGCCTCGGCGTCGTACGCGAGGCGCTCGCCGCAGCCGGCGCCGAGGCGGGCGACACGCCCACAAACCGCCTTGCCGAAGAGGTCGAGGAACTGGAGCAGCTGTACGCGCGGGCGCGACGCGACGCCTCCGGCCTGCACACCGCCCACGAGGAGCTGCGCCGGGCCGAGCAGGAGCACGAGCGGCGGACGGAGGACCGCCGGCAGGCGGAGCTGAGAACCGCCTCCAGGGCGGCGCGCCGGGACACCCTGGACCGGGAACGGACGTCGCTGGAGCAGGAGTTGGCGCAGGCCCGGGGCAGTCTGGACAGCGTGGGCGCGCGGGCCGCGCAGCTGGAGCGGCAGGCCGCGCTGCTCACCGACGCGGCCGACGCGGCGCGTGCCGCCGAGGAGAGCGCCGAGCGGCTCAAGGCGGCCGACGGGCGCCTCGCCGAGGCCGCCTTCCGTGCCGGGTTCGACACCCCGCAGGCCGCGGCCGCGGCGCTCCTCGACGATGCCGCCCACCGGGAGCTGCAACGGCGCCTTGACGCCTGGCAGTCCGAGGAGGCCGCCGTACGTGCCGTCCTCGCCGAGGCCGGCACGGCGGCCGCCGCCCAGCAGCCCCCCGCCGACCTCGCCGCGGCGGAACAGGAGGCGGCAGCCGCGGCCGAGCGGCTGCGCGCAGCCGCCTCCAGGCGGGACGCGGCCGCCCGGCGCTGCACCGAACTCGACCGTCTCTCCGCGCGCGCGACCACAGGAGTACGACGGCTGGCCCCGCTGCGCGAGGAGTACGACCGCGTGGCCCGCCTGGCCGCGCTCACCGCGGGCACCTCGGCCGACAACGAACGCAAGATGCGTCTGGAGTCGTACGTGCTGGCGGCCCGCCTGGAGCAGGTGGCCGCCGCCGCGACCGTGCGCCTGCAGCGCATGTCGTCCGGCCGCTATACCCTCGTGCACTCCGACGACCGGGCGGGCCGCGGGCGCAGCGGGCTCGGGCTGCACGTCGTCGACGCCTGGACCGGCCGTGAGCGCGACACGGCGACACTGTCGGGCGGCGAGACCTTCTTCGCCTCGCTCGCGCTGGCCCTCGGCCTCGCCGACGTGGTCACCGACGAGGCCGGCGGGGTCCGCCTGGACACCCTCTTCATCGACGAGGGCTTCGGCAGCCTCGACGACCAGACCCTCGACGAGGTCCTCGACGTCCTCGACTCCCTGCGCGAGCGCGACCGCAGCGTCGGCATCGTCAGCCATGTCGCCGACCTGCGGCGGCGGATCCATGCTCAGCTGGAGGTCGTCAAGGAGAGGTCGGGGTCGGTGGTACGGCAGCGGGGGATCGGCTAG
- a CDS encoding Lrp/AsnC family transcriptional regulator, which produces MTAFSPDATDWRILDVLQREGRTGFAELARAVSMSASAVTERVRRLEEAGVIQGYAAVVDPERLGLPILAFVRLRYPTGNYKPFHDLVAATPEILEAHHVTGDDCFVIKVAARSMRHLEEVSGKIGALGSVTTSVVYSSPLPRRPLGH; this is translated from the coding sequence ATGACCGCGTTTTCCCCGGACGCCACCGACTGGCGCATCCTCGATGTCCTTCAGCGCGAGGGCCGCACCGGCTTCGCCGAACTCGCCCGCGCCGTGTCGATGTCCGCGAGCGCGGTCACGGAGCGGGTGCGCCGGCTCGAGGAGGCCGGCGTCATCCAGGGGTATGCGGCGGTCGTGGACCCGGAGCGGCTCGGCCTGCCCATCCTGGCCTTCGTCCGCCTGCGCTACCCGACCGGAAACTACAAGCCGTTCCACGACCTGGTCGCGGCGACTCCGGAGATCCTCGAGGCGCACCATGTGACGGGCGACGACTGCTTCGTCATCAAGGTCGCGGCACGCTCGATGCGCCATCTGGAAGAGGTGTCGGGCAAGATCGGCGCGCTGGGCTCGGTCACGACGAGCGTCGTCTACTCGTCACCGCTCCCCCGGCGACCGCTGGGGCACTGA
- a CDS encoding rhodanese-like domain-containing protein: MSIVTTAAVNPVLRVAPAAPAEAAAYFRAGLVFHADVSDVAAALAAGDDPGFVVLDSRSTESWDQGHIPGAIHLPTALIPEQAEQLLDKNVPVVTYCWGPGCNGATRAALALAELGYQVKEMLGGFEYWAREGFEYETWEGRERSAADPLTAPVDAEDCGC; the protein is encoded by the coding sequence ATGAGCATCGTCACGACCGCCGCGGTGAACCCCGTCCTGCGCGTCGCCCCCGCGGCCCCGGCCGAGGCCGCCGCGTACTTCCGCGCCGGCCTCGTCTTCCACGCCGACGTCTCCGACGTCGCGGCCGCACTCGCGGCCGGTGACGACCCCGGTTTCGTCGTCCTGGACTCCCGCTCCACCGAGTCCTGGGACCAGGGCCACATCCCCGGCGCGATCCACCTGCCGACCGCGCTGATCCCCGAGCAGGCCGAACAACTCCTCGACAAGAACGTGCCCGTCGTGACCTACTGCTGGGGCCCGGGCTGCAACGGCGCGACCCGTGCGGCGCTCGCCCTCGCCGAACTCGGCTACCAGGTCAAGGAGATGCTGGGCGGCTTCGAGTACTGGGCGCGTGAAGGCTTCGAGTACGAGACCTGGGAGGGCCGCGAGCGGAGCGCCGCCGACCCGCTGACGGCGCCGGTGGACGCGGAGGACTGCGGCTGCTGA
- a CDS encoding immunity 21 family protein, producing the protein MVRYADPGVVEWVESGGGPLIAVPETVLPFWAGADGDETASDYDRACEVEGYVGLLPVGDSAALVLGDEPASTAFLPEHRTFVRWCAANSEDELLAGVPAAIATASWEDEVQWQVPGAVVLFDSAWPGGETGRTDSLRVVLDPGRYAVRAANVRPGPETWLGLVQLRRLEHG; encoded by the coding sequence ATGGTGCGATACGCGGATCCCGGCGTCGTGGAGTGGGTGGAGTCGGGCGGCGGGCCGCTCATAGCGGTCCCGGAGACGGTGCTGCCCTTCTGGGCGGGCGCCGACGGCGACGAAACGGCCTCGGACTACGACCGGGCCTGCGAGGTCGAGGGCTACGTCGGCCTGCTCCCGGTCGGTGACTCCGCGGCCCTGGTCCTGGGCGACGAGCCCGCCTCGACCGCGTTCCTGCCGGAGCACCGAACCTTCGTACGGTGGTGCGCCGCGAACTCCGAGGACGAACTGCTGGCCGGTGTTCCCGCCGCCATCGCCACGGCGTCCTGGGAGGACGAGGTGCAGTGGCAGGTTCCCGGAGCGGTGGTGCTGTTCGACTCGGCCTGGCCCGGCGGCGAAACGGGCCGCACGGACAGCCTGCGGGTCGTGCTGGATCCCGGGAGGTACGCGGTACGCGCGGCCAACGTCCGGCCCGGACCCGAGACGTGGCTGGGACTCGTACAACTGCGGCGGCTCGAGCACGGTTAA
- a CDS encoding SDR family oxidoreductase, with protein MPGLPHPAPEDLRRDPLPLRGRTALVTGASRRVGIGHAVARRLAAYGASVYLHHHVPHDAAMPWGADRPEEVLASVRAAAGDPEAGVLAGPGDLADPAAPAELVATAASALGGRLDILVANHALSGSDGTLDAIDAAMLDAHWAVDARSVLLLVQAYARLRAALPPRTPGGRVMMMTSGQDIAGGMPGEIAYALQKGALASITRSLSTTLAEHAITVNTINPGPVDTGYLTGEAHAAVAACFPAGRWGLPDDPARLIAWLATDEAGWVTGQVIDSEGGFRR; from the coding sequence ATGCCTGGACTTCCCCACCCTGCCCCCGAAGACCTGCGCCGTGACCCGCTGCCGCTGCGCGGCCGGACCGCGCTGGTCACCGGCGCGAGCCGACGCGTCGGCATCGGCCACGCCGTGGCCCGGCGGCTCGCCGCGTACGGAGCGAGCGTCTATCTGCACCACCATGTGCCGCACGACGCCGCCATGCCCTGGGGTGCCGACCGTCCCGAGGAGGTCCTCGCCTCCGTGCGCGCGGCAGCCGGCGATCCCGAGGCCGGAGTCCTCGCCGGCCCCGGCGACCTCGCCGACCCGGCCGCCCCCGCCGAACTCGTCGCCACCGCTGCCTCGGCACTCGGCGGACGGCTGGACATCCTCGTGGCCAACCACGCTCTCAGCGGCTCCGACGGCACGCTCGACGCGATCGACGCCGCGATGCTCGACGCCCACTGGGCGGTCGACGCCCGCTCCGTGCTGCTGCTCGTCCAGGCCTACGCACGGCTGCGCGCCGCGCTGCCGCCGCGGACGCCGGGCGGCCGCGTGATGATGATGACCTCGGGACAGGACATCGCGGGTGGCATGCCCGGAGAGATCGCGTACGCCCTTCAGAAAGGCGCTCTCGCCTCGATCACCCGCTCCCTGTCCACCACGCTCGCCGAGCACGCGATCACCGTCAACACGATCAACCCCGGCCCTGTGGACACGGGTTACCTGACCGGCGAGGCGCACGCGGCCGTCGCCGCGTGCTTCCCCGCCGGCCGGTGGGGCCTGCCGGACGACCCGGCCCGC